From the genome of Orcinus orca chromosome 5, mOrcOrc1.1, whole genome shotgun sequence, one region includes:
- the LOC101278999 gene encoding 14-3-3 protein gamma-like isoform X1, producing MVDRKQLVQKARLVEQAERYDDMAEAMKNVTELNKPLSNEERNLLSVAYKNVVGARRSSWRVISSIEQKTSADGNEKKIEMVRAYREKIEKELEAVCQDVLSLLDNYLIKNCSETQYESKVFYLKMKGDYYHYLAKVATGEKGVTIMESSEKAYSEVHEISQEHVQPTHPTRLGLALNYSVFYYEIQNAPEQACHLAKTAFDDAIAELDALNKTPTKDSTLIRQLLRDNLTLWTSDQQDDDGGEGNN from the exons ATGGTGGACCGCAAGCAACTGGTGCAGAAAGCCCGGCTGGTGGAGCAGGCGGAGCGCTACGACGACATGGCCGAGGCCATGAAGAAC GTGACAGAGCTGAATAAGCCACTGTCCAATGAAGAAAGAAATCTTCTCTCTGTGGCCTACAAGAATGTAGTTGGGGCACGCCGTTCTTCCTGGAGGGTCATTAGTAGCATTGAGCAGAAGACATCTGCAGATGGTAATGAGAAGAAGATAGAGATGGTCCGTGCTTACCGTGAAAAAATAGAGAAGGAGTTGGAGGCTGTATGTCAGGATGTGCTGAGCCTACTGGATAACTACCTGATCAAGAACTGCAGTGAGACCCAGTATGAGAGCAAAGTGTTTTACCTGAAGATGAAAGGGGACTATTACCACTACCTGGCCAAAGTCGCCACTGGAGAGAAGGGGGTGACCATCATGGAGTCATCTGAGAAGGCCTACAGCGAAGTCCATGAGATTAGCCAGGAGCACGTGCAGCCCACTCACCCCACTAGATTAGGCCTGGCCCTTAACTACTCCGTCTTCTACTATGAGATCCAGAACGCCCCAGAGCAAGCCTGCCACTTGGCCAAGACCGCTTTTGATGACGCCATTGCTGAGCTCGACGCTCTCAACAAGACTCCTACAAAGGACTCCACGCTCATCAGGCAGCTCCTCCGCGACAACCTCACGCTCTGGACAAGCGATCAGCAAGACGACGACGGTGGAGAAGGCAACAATTAA
- the LOC101278999 gene encoding 14-3-3 protein gamma-like isoform X2, with protein MVDRKQLVQKARLVEQAERYDDMAEAMKQVTELNKPLSNEERNLLSVAYKNVVGARRSSWRVISSIEQKTSADGNEKKIEMVRAYREKIEKELEAVCQDVLSLLDNYLIKNCSETQYESKVFYLKMKGDYYHYLAKVATGEKGVTIMESSEKAYSEVHEISQEHVQPTHPTRLGLALNYSVFYYEIQNAPEQACHLAKTAFDDAIAELDALNKTPTKDSTLIRQLLRDNLTLWTSDQQDDDGGEGNN; from the exons ATGGTGGACCGCAAGCAACTGGTGCAGAAAGCCCGGCTGGTGGAGCAGGCGGAGCGCTACGACGACATGGCCGAGGCCATGAA GCAGGTGACAGAGCTGAATAAGCCACTGTCCAATGAAGAAAGAAATCTTCTCTCTGTGGCCTACAAGAATGTAGTTGGGGCACGCCGTTCTTCCTGGAGGGTCATTAGTAGCATTGAGCAGAAGACATCTGCAGATGGTAATGAGAAGAAGATAGAGATGGTCCGTGCTTACCGTGAAAAAATAGAGAAGGAGTTGGAGGCTGTATGTCAGGATGTGCTGAGCCTACTGGATAACTACCTGATCAAGAACTGCAGTGAGACCCAGTATGAGAGCAAAGTGTTTTACCTGAAGATGAAAGGGGACTATTACCACTACCTGGCCAAAGTCGCCACTGGAGAGAAGGGGGTGACCATCATGGAGTCATCTGAGAAGGCCTACAGCGAAGTCCATGAGATTAGCCAGGAGCACGTGCAGCCCACTCACCCCACTAGATTAGGCCTGGCCCTTAACTACTCCGTCTTCTACTATGAGATCCAGAACGCCCCAGAGCAAGCCTGCCACTTGGCCAAGACCGCTTTTGATGACGCCATTGCTGAGCTCGACGCTCTCAACAAGACTCCTACAAAGGACTCCACGCTCATCAGGCAGCTCCTCCGCGACAACCTCACGCTCTGGACAAGCGATCAGCAAGACGACGACGGTGGAGAAGGCAACAATTAA
- the LOC101278999 gene encoding 14-3-3 protein gamma-like isoform X3, translating to MVDRKQLVQKARLVEQAERYDDMAEAMKNMKLNKPLSNEERNLLSVAYKNVVGARRSSWRVISSIEQKTSADGNEKKIEMVRAYREKIEKELEAVCQDVLSLLDNYLIKNCSETQYESKVFYLKMKGDYYHYLAKVATGEKGVTIMESSEKAYSEVHEISQEHVQPTHPTRLGLALNYSVFYYEIQNAPEQACHLAKTAFDDAIAELDALNKTPTKDSTLIRQLLRDNLTLWTSDQQDDDGGEGNN from the exons ATGGTGGACCGCAAGCAACTGGTGCAGAAAGCCCGGCTGGTGGAGCAGGCGGAGCGCTACGACGACATGGCCGAGGCCATGAAGAACATGA AGCTGAATAAGCCACTGTCCAATGAAGAAAGAAATCTTCTCTCTGTGGCCTACAAGAATGTAGTTGGGGCACGCCGTTCTTCCTGGAGGGTCATTAGTAGCATTGAGCAGAAGACATCTGCAGATGGTAATGAGAAGAAGATAGAGATGGTCCGTGCTTACCGTGAAAAAATAGAGAAGGAGTTGGAGGCTGTATGTCAGGATGTGCTGAGCCTACTGGATAACTACCTGATCAAGAACTGCAGTGAGACCCAGTATGAGAGCAAAGTGTTTTACCTGAAGATGAAAGGGGACTATTACCACTACCTGGCCAAAGTCGCCACTGGAGAGAAGGGGGTGACCATCATGGAGTCATCTGAGAAGGCCTACAGCGAAGTCCATGAGATTAGCCAGGAGCACGTGCAGCCCACTCACCCCACTAGATTAGGCCTGGCCCTTAACTACTCCGTCTTCTACTATGAGATCCAGAACGCCCCAGAGCAAGCCTGCCACTTGGCCAAGACCGCTTTTGATGACGCCATTGCTGAGCTCGACGCTCTCAACAAGACTCCTACAAAGGACTCCACGCTCATCAGGCAGCTCCTCCGCGACAACCTCACGCTCTGGACAAGCGATCAGCAAGACGACGACGGTGGAGAAGGCAACAATTAA